The DNA window ATATACATGGATGAGAGAATCGTAAAATATCAGGATAAGATGGATAAAACACTGGCCAACCTGGACAGTGAATTTGGAACAATCCGTGCAGGAAGAGCCAATCCTCACGTACTTGACCGTATCATGGTGGAATATTACGGAACACCGACACCGCTGCAGCAGGTAGCAAATATCTCTGTACCGGAAGCGCGTATGATCCAGATCCAGCCTTGGGAAGGATCACTGGTAAAAGAAATTGAAAAAGCAATCAATATGTCAGATCTGGGAATCAACCCGACGAACGACGGTAAAGTGATCCGCCTGATCTTCCCGGAACTTACCGAGGAACGAAGAAAAGATCTGGTAAAAGAAGTTAAGAAAAAAGGAGAAGCTGCAAAA is part of the Blautia faecicola genome and encodes:
- the frr gene encoding ribosome recycling factor, encoding MDERIVKYQDKMDKTLANLDSEFGTIRAGRANPHVLDRIMVEYYGTPTPLQQVANISVPEARMIQIQPWEGSLVKEIEKAINMSDLGINPTNDGKVIRLIFPELTEERRKDLVKEVKKKGEAAKVAIRNIRRDANDMLKKLGKTDVSEDEIAELEDSVQKMTDKFIKKVDEAVEVKSKEILTV